CCGCGCGGGTGCGCGGGGGGGCGGGGTGCGGCGCGGAGGCCGGCGCGTACGAGGGTTCGGGGCGCGCATCGTGCCCGCCGAAGTCATTGCTCATTCAGTTCTCCCATTTTCCCCGCCCTGCGCCATGTACCGCCGCGACAGCTCCACGTAGTGCGCCGCGCTGGTGGTGACCCAGCGCAGCGACTCGCCCTCCAATTCCTTTTTCACCATCGCCGGCGCGCCCGCGGCCAGGTGCCGCGCCGGGATCTCGGCGCCGCTCCCCACCACGGCGCCCGCCGCGATCAGCGCCGCGTCGCCCACGACGGCGCGCTGCAGGACGACGGCGTTCATGCCGATCAGCGCCCCGTCGCCCACCGTGCAGCTCTCCAGGATGGCGCCGTGGCCCACCGTGACGTCCGCGCCGATGAGGGTGGCGCCCTGCCGGCTCACGTGCACCACGCAGTTGTCCTGTATACTCGTGCGAGCCCCCACGCGGATCTCATGCTCCGGCTCGTCGCCGCGGATGACTGCGCCGAACCAGATGCTCGCCTCCTCCCCGATCGTCACGTTGCCGATCACCGTGGCGGTGGGCGCCACGAAGGCGCTCGGGTGGATGCGCGGGCTGATCCCCGCGAAGGATAAAATCGTCGCCATCAATCGCTCCCCAGGACCTCCGCCATCCTCGCGGCGTCCACGTTGCTCCCGCTCAGGATCACCGCCACCGGCCCCACCAGGTTGCGGATGGCGCCTTCGAGCAGCGCCGCCACGGCCACCGCGGCCGATCCCTCCGCCACCACTCCCTCCTCCACGAAGAGCCAGCGAATGGCACGCCGCACGGCGTCCTCGCTCACCAGCACCACTTCGTCCACCACCTGCCGGGCGAGCTCCAGGCTGCGCGCGTCCGTCTCGCCGGAGAGCCCTTCACACAACGTCGCACCCTGGGGCGGGCAGCACAGCGTGCCGGCGGCGAGGGAGGCGTGCATCGCCCC
This Longimicrobium sp. DNA region includes the following protein-coding sequences:
- a CDS encoding gamma carbonic anhydrase family protein; the encoded protein is MATILSFAGISPRIHPSAFVAPTATVIGNVTIGEEASIWFGAVIRGDEPEHEIRVGARTSIQDNCVVHVSRQGATLIGADVTVGHGAILESCTVGDGALIGMNAVVLQRAVVGDAALIAAGAVVGSGAEIPARHLAAGAPAMVKKELEGESLRWVTTSAAHYVELSRRYMAQGGENGRTE